In one Thioclava sp. ES.031 genomic region, the following are encoded:
- a CDS encoding NfeD family protein, translated as MDLWQLPWVWVLAGLVLGGAEMIIPGFIFLGFSIGAVITGGLIWIGIVGKSVPITLITFAVLSIIAWLALRKLMGVRRGQVKQWHDDINEN; from the coding sequence ATGGACCTCTGGCAACTTCCGTGGGTCTGGGTTCTGGCCGGTCTGGTGCTGGGCGGGGCCGAGATGATCATCCCCGGCTTCATCTTCCTTGGCTTCTCGATCGGGGCGGTAATCACCGGCGGGCTGATCTGGATCGGCATCGTCGGAAAGTCGGTGCCGATCACGCTGATCACCTTCGCGGTTCTGTCGATCATCGCATGGCTCGCGCTGCGCAAACTGATGGGCGTGCGGCGCGGTCAGGTGAAACAATGGCATGACGATATTAACGAGAACTGA
- a CDS encoding SPFH domain-containing protein, with protein sequence MLFPNSLTGSDIVMIAVAVLLILSVFLGVRIVPQSEKHVVERFGRLRAVLGPGINFIVPFLDRVPHKISILERQLPNAMQDAITADNVLVKVETSVFYRITEPEKTVYRIRDVDAAIATTVAGIVRSEIGVIELDEVQSNRARLIEKVREQVAVMVDDWGIEVTRAEILDVNLDEATRAAMLQQLNAERARRAQVTEAEGKKRAVELAAEAQLFQAQKEAEARRVSADAEAYATEVVAEAIAKNGLEAAQYQVALKQVDALAQVAKGEGKQTVILPAAALEAFTDAFQLLRKA encoded by the coding sequence ATGCTTTTCCCGAATTCCCTAACCGGCAGCGATATCGTGATGATCGCCGTCGCGGTGCTGCTGATCCTGTCGGTCTTCCTCGGCGTGCGGATCGTGCCGCAATCCGAGAAGCACGTCGTGGAGCGCTTCGGGCGGCTGCGCGCGGTGCTCGGCCCCGGCATCAACTTCATCGTGCCGTTCCTCGACCGGGTGCCGCACAAGATCTCGATCCTCGAGCGCCAGCTGCCCAACGCGATGCAGGACGCGATCACCGCCGACAACGTGCTGGTGAAAGTCGAAACCTCGGTCTTCTACCGGATCACCGAACCGGAAAAGACCGTCTACCGCATCCGCGATGTTGATGCCGCGATCGCGACGACGGTAGCGGGGATCGTGCGCTCCGAGATCGGGGTGATCGAGCTCGACGAGGTACAGTCGAACCGCGCCCGCCTGATCGAGAAGGTCCGCGAACAGGTCGCCGTGATGGTGGACGATTGGGGGATCGAGGTGACCCGCGCCGAGATTCTCGACGTCAATCTCGACGAGGCGACCCGCGCCGCGATGCTGCAACAGCTCAATGCAGAACGCGCGCGCCGGGCGCAGGTGACCGAGGCCGAGGGTAAGAAGCGCGCGGTCGAACTCGCCGCCGAAGCCCAGCTGTTCCAGGCGCAGAAAGAGGCCGAGGCGCGCCGCGTCTCAGCCGATGCCGAAGCCTATGCCACGGAGGTCGTTGCCGAAGCCATCGCGAAGAACGGCTTGGAGGCCGCGCAATATCAGGTCGCGCTGAAACAGGTCGATGCGTTGGCTCAAGTTGCCAAGGGCGAAGGCAAGCAGACCGTGATCCTGCCTGCCGCAGCCCTCGAGGCCTTCACCGACGCCTTCCAGCTTCTGAGGAAAGCGTGA
- the fmt gene encoding methionyl-tRNA formyltransferase, with translation MRVIFMGTPEFSVPVLEALAGAHEVVAVYSQPPRPAGRGKKERPSPVHAKAEELGIEVRTPRNFKAPEDRDAFAALNADIAVVVAYGLILPQAILDAPAKGCLNIHASLLPRWRGAAPIHRAIMAGDSQTGICIMQMEAGLDTGPVLLREATEIGATETTGELHDRLSAMGARLILDALSEIDSLILQPQPEDGVTYAAKIDKAEAQVDWTRPADEVIRHINGLSPFPGAWTEIAGERIKLLRAAPAEGSGAPGEILDGFTIACGTGALEILEAQRPGKRPMSGADVLRGLRLPARLG, from the coding sequence ATGCGCGTCATCTTCATGGGAACGCCGGAGTTCTCCGTCCCCGTTCTGGAGGCGCTGGCCGGCGCGCATGAGGTTGTCGCCGTCTATAGCCAGCCGCCCCGCCCCGCCGGACGCGGCAAGAAAGAGCGCCCCTCGCCGGTCCATGCCAAGGCTGAGGAGCTGGGGATCGAGGTGCGCACCCCGCGGAACTTCAAAGCCCCTGAGGACCGCGACGCCTTCGCCGCGCTGAACGCCGACATCGCGGTCGTGGTGGCCTACGGGCTGATCCTGCCGCAGGCGATCTTGGATGCGCCCGCGAAGGGCTGCCTGAATATCCACGCCTCGCTTTTGCCGCGCTGGCGCGGGGCGGCCCCGATCCACCGCGCGATCATGGCGGGCGACAGCCAGACCGGCATCTGCATCATGCAGATGGAGGCCGGGCTCGATACCGGGCCGGTTCTGCTGCGCGAAGCGACCGAGATCGGCGCGACCGAGACCACCGGCGAGCTGCATGACCGGCTGAGCGCGATGGGCGCGCGGCTGATCCTCGATGCGCTGTCCGAGATCGACTCGCTGATCCTTCAGCCGCAGCCCGAGGATGGCGTGACCTATGCCGCGAAGATCGACAAGGCGGAGGCGCAGGTCGATTGGACGCGCCCGGCCGACGAGGTGATCCGCCATATCAACGGTCTCTCCCCCTTCCCCGGCGCCTGGACCGAGATCGCAGGTGAACGGATCAAGCTGCTGCGCGCCGCCCCGGCAGAGGGAAGCGGCGCGCCGGGCGAGATCCTCGACGGCTTTACCATCGCCTGCGGTACGGGCGCGCTGGAAATCCTCGAAGCCCAACGCCCGGGCAAGCGCCCGATGTCGGGCGCCGACGTATTGCGCGGCCTGCGCCTGCCTGCACGCTTAGGCTGA
- the def gene encoding peptide deformylase, with product MASRAFIPYDDRRLHRPAEPVETITETVRMIWDDMIETMDAMPGVGLAAPQIGIMMRLAVVDASDKRGQAVRMANPEVLHASVQMRKHEEASPNLPGISAPIERPRAVTVRFLNENGEMEDRDFVGLWATSVQHQIDHLNGKMYVDHLSPLRRKMLVQKSKKLAKG from the coding sequence ATGGCTTCGCGCGCCTTCATCCCCTATGACGACCGCCGCCTGCATCGCCCCGCCGAGCCGGTCGAGACGATCACCGAGACCGTTCGGATGATCTGGGACGACATGATCGAGACGATGGATGCGATGCCCGGTGTCGGGCTTGCAGCGCCCCAGATCGGGATCATGATGCGCCTCGCCGTGGTCGATGCATCCGACAAGCGCGGTCAGGCCGTGCGGATGGCGAATCCGGAAGTGCTTCATGCGTCGGTGCAGATGCGCAAGCATGAAGAGGCCTCGCCGAACCTGCCGGGCATCTCCGCCCCGATCGAGCGGCCCCGCGCGGTCACGGTGCGCTTCCTCAATGAGAACGGCGAGATGGAAGACCGTGATTTCGTGGGCCTCTGGGCGACGAGCGTCCAGCACCAGATCGATCATCTCAACGGCAAGATGTATGTCGATCATCTCTCGCCCCTGCGCCGCAAGATGCTGGTGCAGAAGTCGAAGAAACTCGCGAAAGGCTAA
- the def gene encoding peptide deformylase, which translates to MTLRPILIHPDPRLKKVCEPVPEVNDEIRKLADDMLATMYDAPGIGLAGPQVGVMKRIFVMDCVKDKEAAPEPMVLINPEISWTSEETNVYEEGCLSIPDQYAEVTRPSEVRMKWLGLDGQSHEEQFDALWATCAQHEFDHLNGKLFIDYLGPMKRKMITRKMEKLKRERARAGAAKDPIL; encoded by the coding sequence ATGACGCTACGACCGATCCTGATCCATCCCGATCCGCGCCTGAAAAAGGTCTGCGAGCCGGTGCCCGAAGTTAACGACGAGATCCGCAAGCTCGCCGATGACATGCTCGCGACCATGTATGACGCGCCCGGCATCGGCTTGGCCGGGCCACAGGTCGGCGTGATGAAGCGGATCTTCGTGATGGATTGCGTGAAGGACAAGGAAGCGGCCCCCGAGCCGATGGTCCTGATCAATCCCGAGATCAGCTGGACCTCGGAAGAGACCAATGTCTACGAGGAAGGTTGCCTGTCGATCCCGGATCAATATGCCGAGGTGACGCGCCCCTCCGAGGTGCGGATGAAGTGGCTCGGCCTCGACGGGCAGAGCCATGAGGAACAGTTCGACGCGCTCTGGGCGACCTGCGCGCAGCACGAGTTCGACCACCTCAACGGCAAGCTGTTCATCGACTATCTCGGTCCGATGAAGCGCAAGATGATCACCCGCAAGATGGAGAAGCTCAAGCGCGAGCGCGCCCGTGCGGGCGCGGCCAAGGATCCGATCCTCTGA
- a CDS encoding MalY/PatB family protein: protein MSKPDFDEIIDRVGTHSQKWDGMEKYYGVSPEDGIAMWVADMDFRPPTCVQRALEDMVAQGIYGYWGGDDEYRAAIQWWMRERHGWEIEPDWIFTTHGLVNGTALCVDAYTDPGDAVVLMTPVYHAFARVIRAAGREVRECPLKLVDGRYEMDFDAWDGLMTGAEKMLVLCSPHNPGGRVWTRAELEATAAFAKRHGLVLVSDEIHHDIVMPGETHIPMAKAAPDLPLVMMTATTKTFNIAGTHTGNVIISDPDLRARFALRMAALGISPNSFGIAMATAAYSPEGAAWVDELNAYLDENRRIFDQGVAEIPGLKSMPLEATYLAWVDFSGTGMEAEEYKSRVLKDAKIAVNFGATFGVGGETFLRFNLATPRARVREAVDRLQAAFSDLQ from the coding sequence ATGAGCAAACCCGACTTCGACGAAATCATCGACCGCGTAGGCACCCATTCGCAGAAATGGGACGGGATGGAAAAGTATTACGGGGTTTCGCCGGAAGACGGGATCGCGATGTGGGTCGCGGATATGGATTTCCGCCCGCCCACCTGCGTGCAGCGCGCGCTCGAGGATATGGTCGCGCAGGGTATCTACGGTTACTGGGGCGGCGATGACGAGTACCGCGCCGCGATCCAGTGGTGGATGCGTGAGCGCCACGGCTGGGAGATCGAGCCGGACTGGATTTTCACGACCCACGGTCTGGTCAACGGCACGGCGCTCTGCGTCGACGCCTATACCGACCCGGGCGATGCGGTCGTTCTGATGACGCCGGTCTACCACGCCTTCGCGCGGGTCATCCGTGCGGCCGGGCGCGAGGTGCGCGAATGCCCGCTGAAACTGGTCGATGGCCGCTACGAGATGGATTTCGACGCCTGGGACGGGTTGATGACGGGGGCTGAGAAGATGCTCGTCCTCTGCTCGCCGCACAATCCCGGCGGCCGCGTCTGGACCCGCGCCGAACTCGAAGCCACGGCGGCATTTGCGAAGCGCCACGGGCTGGTGTTGGTCTCGGACGAGATTCACCATGACATCGTGATGCCGGGCGAAACCCATATCCCGATGGCGAAGGCCGCGCCCGATCTGCCGCTGGTGATGATGACGGCCACCACGAAGACCTTCAACATCGCGGGCACGCATACGGGCAACGTGATCATCTCGGACCCGGATCTGCGCGCCCGATTCGCGTTGCGGATGGCCGCTTTGGGGATCTCGCCCAACAGTTTCGGCATCGCGATGGCGACGGCGGCTTACAGCCCCGAGGGGGCGGCGTGGGTCGATGAGCTGAACGCCTATCTCGACGAGAACCGCCGGATTTTCGATCAGGGAGTCGCCGAGATTCCGGGTCTGAAGTCGATGCCGCTCGAAGCGACCTATCTCGCTTGGGTCGATTTCTCCGGCACCGGAATGGAGGCTGAGGAATACAAGTCGCGTGTTCTGAAGGACGCGAAGATCGCGGTGAATTTCGGGGCGACGTTCGGGGTAGGCGGCGAGACCTTCCTGCGATTTAACCTCGCCACGCCGCGGGCGCGGGTGCGCGAAGCGGTCGATCGCCTGCAGGCCGCTTTCTCTGATCTACAATGA
- a CDS encoding lytic murein transglycosylase codes for MRKALLTLILACSPMLSPGLAQAACGGSWSGFLSGIRSDLQTAGLNAQQADAFLAGARQNPAVLRADRAQGVFRKTFLEFASAVISKNRMVNGAKNAKRYVKTFDRMEQTYGVSRGVLLAFWALETDYGAVQGDFNTRDALLTLAHDCRRPELFRPQVIAAGELFRRGDFDPKRTTGAWAGEIGQVQMLPEDILHNGVDGDGDGHVRLKTSAPDALMSGANMLRDLGWRPHEPWMQEVTVPDNLDWSQTGLTTELPVSEWAARGVRARQGQLARNLRGSVLLPMGRKGPAFLVYPNFRVLFEWNKSFVYVTSAAYFATRLEGAPRLDPGVPEPGLSVSQMKRLQEKLVAKGYDVGAVDGILGANTRNAVQMAQEKFGLPADGWPTRALLDRL; via the coding sequence ATGCGTAAAGCTCTGCTCACCCTGATCCTCGCTTGTTCACCCATGCTCTCTCCCGGATTGGCCCAAGCCGCGTGCGGCGGGAGCTGGTCCGGTTTCCTGTCCGGGATTCGTAGCGATCTGCAGACGGCCGGACTGAACGCGCAGCAGGCCGATGCGTTCCTCGCGGGCGCACGCCAAAATCCGGCGGTGTTGCGGGCGGACCGGGCACAGGGAGTGTTTCGCAAAACCTTTCTCGAATTCGCGAGCGCGGTGATCAGCAAGAACCGGATGGTCAACGGAGCGAAAAACGCCAAGCGCTATGTGAAAACCTTCGACCGGATGGAGCAGACCTATGGCGTCTCGCGCGGGGTGCTTCTGGCCTTCTGGGCGCTCGAGACCGATTACGGCGCGGTGCAGGGCGATTTCAACACGCGCGATGCGCTGCTGACGCTGGCCCATGATTGCCGCCGGCCCGAGCTGTTTCGGCCGCAGGTGATCGCCGCCGGGGAGCTGTTCCGGCGCGGCGATTTCGATCCCAAGCGTACCACCGGTGCCTGGGCGGGAGAGATCGGGCAGGTGCAGATGCTGCCCGAGGACATCCTGCACAACGGGGTCGATGGCGATGGCGACGGGCATGTCCGCCTGAAGACCTCGGCGCCCGATGCGCTGATGTCGGGGGCCAACATGCTGCGCGATCTGGGGTGGCGCCCGCACGAGCCATGGATGCAGGAAGTGACCGTCCCCGACAATCTCGACTGGTCCCAGACCGGGCTCACCACCGAATTGCCGGTCTCCGAATGGGCGGCGCGCGGAGTGCGTGCGCGGCAGGGGCAGCTTGCGCGCAATCTGCGCGGATCGGTCCTTTTGCCGATGGGCCGCAAGGGGCCAGCCTTTCTCGTCTATCCGAATTTCCGCGTGCTGTTCGAATGGAACAAGAGCTTCGTCTACGTCACCAGCGCGGCCTATTTCGCCACGCGCCTCGAAGGGGCGCCGCGCCTCGATCCCGGCGTGCCCGAACCGGGGCTAAGTGTATCGCAGATGAAGCGGTTGCAGGAGAAGCTGGTCGCGAAGGGCTATGACGTGGGCGCGGTCGACGGCATCCTCGGCGCCAACACCCGCAACGCGGTTCAGATGGCGCAAGAGAAGTTCGGCCTGCCTGCGGATGGATGGCCGACACGCGCTTTGCTCGATCGGTTGTGA
- a CDS encoding HlyD family type I secretion periplasmic adaptor subunit, protein MSDACIHSGQGGTCCTPSQHGVPISFGLAAIVALFIGSALWLTVTRLAGSIQASGRIEVDSSRHVIEHPTGGTIEQIYVKSGDHVTRGQVLMRLASDDIRTELAIVEASDFALQAQRARLQAERDGANTVPYPRQLLEAAKLRADVTDLVEGQNSLFEARKQSFAQQRADMARQLQQIRAQRDGLDAQVSALEREERLIEKELALRERLKDRGLATSAQILALTREQVSLERQLGALSAQKTQLTVQSGGVVLTASRLQWQRREEIESQLESSNARAIELSARTTHLRNELARRTLRAPVSGTVHDVRLRGAHAVLRPAEMAMAIVETGRPLIINAQVDPTNIDGLEAGQTAILRFPGLSRRISSDVTGTITRISPDTLTDPATGASYYKVRITFDMGELDAEERRLLVPGMPAEVFLQTAPVSPIRYLLSPFLDFFALGGAAG, encoded by the coding sequence GTGAGCGACGCCTGCATCCATTCCGGGCAAGGGGGCACCTGCTGCACCCCTTCGCAACACGGCGTCCCGATCAGCTTCGGCCTCGCGGCGATCGTCGCCCTCTTCATCGGATCCGCCCTTTGGCTCACCGTCACGCGGCTCGCCGGATCGATCCAGGCCTCAGGACGGATCGAAGTCGACAGCTCCCGCCATGTGATCGAGCATCCGACCGGCGGGACCATCGAACAGATCTATGTCAAAAGCGGCGATCACGTCACCCGTGGCCAAGTGCTGATGCGGCTTGCCTCTGACGACATCCGGACCGAGCTGGCCATTGTCGAAGCCTCGGATTTCGCCCTGCAGGCCCAGCGCGCGCGGCTGCAAGCCGAACGGGACGGCGCGAACACGGTCCCTTACCCGAGGCAGCTTTTGGAGGCAGCCAAGCTCCGTGCGGATGTTACCGATCTGGTCGAGGGGCAGAATTCCCTGTTCGAAGCCCGCAAACAGTCCTTCGCTCAGCAACGCGCCGATATGGCGCGGCAGCTCCAGCAAATCCGCGCGCAGCGCGACGGGCTCGATGCGCAGGTCTCGGCGCTGGAACGCGAAGAGCGGTTGATCGAAAAGGAACTGGCCCTCCGCGAACGGCTGAAGGATCGCGGCCTCGCCACATCGGCGCAAATCCTCGCCCTCACCCGCGAACAGGTCTCGCTCGAGCGACAACTCGGCGCGTTAAGCGCCCAGAAAACGCAGCTCACGGTGCAAAGCGGCGGCGTGGTGCTCACCGCGTCGCGGCTGCAATGGCAACGCCGGGAGGAAATCGAGTCGCAGCTCGAATCCAGTAATGCCCGCGCCATCGAACTCTCGGCGCGCACCACACATCTGCGCAACGAATTGGCGCGGCGCACCCTACGCGCGCCAGTCAGCGGCACGGTGCATGATGTGCGCCTGCGCGGCGCGCATGCGGTGCTGCGCCCGGCGGAGATGGCGATGGCAATCGTAGAGACCGGGCGGCCGCTCATCATCAATGCGCAAGTCGATCCGACCAATATCGACGGCCTGGAGGCAGGCCAGACTGCGATCCTCCGCTTTCCGGGTCTGTCGCGGCGAATCTCGAGCGACGTGACCGGCACGATCACGCGCATCTCCCCCGACACGCTGACCGATCCGGCGACCGGGGCAAGCTATTACAAAGTGCGGATCACCTTTGATATGGGCGAGCTCGACGCAGAAGAACGCAGGCTGCTCGTGCCCGGTATGCCCGCCGAGGTTTTCTTGCAGACCGCACCGGTCTCCCCGATCCGCTACCTGCTCAGCCCGTTCCTCGATTTCTTCGCTCTTGGCGGCGCAGCGGGGTGA
- a CDS encoding type I secretion system permease/ATPase, which yields MPYSNTDQAIIKRNIVKGRREMARLLGRVRRQFVLVAIFAAFINLLVLAGPLFMLQVYDRVLPARSLPTLINLFLLVAFLFTMMGVIDWARGRLLARIGADHQRGLERRVFDAAIIDATINTQERSSNNALRDLEIVQRYYASPVAAAVFDLPWTPLYLGVLFVFHPWLGALAFAGGATLILLSLATQFVTRGRMEETTQLENKARYLGNDFLRQIETVVSLGMRESGFKRWQAARHESMDNAIHATDLSGSFHASMRALRMLLQTSMLALGAYLVLQGELSAGAMIAASILMGRSLAPVELAVGGWTQWQRATVARDRLAALLGAHPAAQKGAEWVSPKARLAVEDITVRPANSDRAAIEMISFSLEPGEALGVIGPLGAGKSVLARSLCNFSHRSSGTIRLDEVPLDQYDRDNLGRLIGYLPQSVTFFPGTVAENIARLDLAPDMDRVIAAAKRAGAHQMILKMPAGYDTPIEFEGASLSDRQRQLVALSRALYHDPILLILDEPNLLLSGDGGACLHTMLSDLKARGGAAIVMTNSPGALSECERILVLDHGAQRALGARDDVLKRMIASATKARVVPRADSAA from the coding sequence ATGCCATATTCCAACACCGATCAAGCCATCATCAAACGCAACATCGTCAAAGGGCGCCGGGAGATGGCCCGGCTGCTGGGCCGGGTACGAAGGCAATTCGTGCTGGTCGCAATTTTCGCGGCCTTCATCAATCTGCTCGTTCTCGCGGGGCCGCTGTTCATGCTGCAGGTCTATGACCGCGTGCTGCCCGCGCGGTCCTTGCCGACGCTGATCAACCTGTTCCTGCTGGTGGCCTTTCTCTTCACGATGATGGGCGTCATTGATTGGGCGCGAGGTCGCCTGCTCGCCCGAATCGGAGCGGATCATCAGCGCGGCCTCGAGCGGCGCGTGTTCGACGCCGCCATCATCGACGCCACCATCAACACGCAGGAGCGGTCCTCCAACAACGCCCTGCGCGATCTGGAAATAGTCCAGCGCTATTATGCCTCCCCGGTCGCGGCGGCGGTGTTCGATCTGCCCTGGACGCCGCTCTATCTCGGAGTGTTGTTCGTGTTCCACCCGTGGCTCGGCGCTCTGGCCTTCGCCGGAGGGGCCACGTTGATCCTGCTGTCTCTCGCCACACAGTTCGTCACGCGTGGGCGAATGGAAGAGACGACGCAGCTCGAGAACAAAGCCCGGTATCTCGGAAACGATTTTCTCCGCCAGATCGAAACGGTCGTTTCGCTCGGGATGCGCGAAAGCGGCTTCAAACGCTGGCAGGCGGCGCGGCATGAGTCGATGGACAACGCGATTCATGCCACCGATCTCAGCGGCAGCTTCCATGCCTCGATGCGCGCGCTGCGGATGCTGCTGCAAACCTCGATGCTGGCGCTTGGCGCCTATCTCGTCCTGCAAGGCGAGTTGAGCGCGGGGGCGATGATCGCCGCCTCGATCCTGATGGGGCGATCGCTCGCGCCCGTCGAACTAGCCGTAGGCGGGTGGACGCAATGGCAGCGCGCCACCGTCGCCCGCGACCGGCTGGCGGCCCTGCTCGGCGCTCACCCGGCCGCGCAAAAGGGCGCCGAATGGGTGAGCCCGAAGGCGCGCCTCGCCGTCGAAGACATCACCGTCCGGCCCGCCAATTCCGACCGGGCGGCGATCGAGATGATCAGCTTCTCGCTCGAACCCGGTGAGGCGCTCGGGGTGATCGGCCCGCTCGGCGCCGGCAAATCCGTTCTCGCGCGCAGCCTGTGCAACTTCTCCCACCGAAGCTCGGGCACGATCCGCCTCGACGAGGTGCCGCTGGATCAATACGACCGCGACAATTTGGGACGGCTGATCGGCTATCTGCCGCAATCGGTCACCTTTTTCCCCGGCACCGTGGCCGAGAATATCGCCCGGCTCGACCTCGCGCCCGACATGGACCGGGTCATCGCCGCAGCCAAACGCGCCGGCGCGCACCAGATGATTCTCAAAATGCCCGCGGGCTACGACACGCCGATCGAGTTCGAGGGGGCTTCACTCTCCGATCGCCAGCGTCAGCTCGTCGCGCTCTCGCGGGCGCTCTACCACGACCCGATCCTGCTCATTCTCGATGAGCCGAACCTTCTGCTCAGTGGAGATGGCGGCGCGTGTCTGCACACGATGCTGAGCGATCTGAAGGCACGCGGCGGCGCGGCGATCGTGATGACCAACAGCCCCGGCGCGCTCTCCGAATGCGAACGCATTCTCGTACTCGACCACGGGGCGCAGCGCGCCCTCGGCGCGCGTGACGACGTCCTCAAGCGCATGATCGCCTCGGCCACGAAGGCCCGCGTGGTTCCGCGCGCGGACAGCGCCGCGTGA
- a CDS encoding VacJ family lipoprotein, with translation MAQEFEQKTAARIGVRWSAVATMTALALGLAACAPAPPATGIQDPYEAANRKTHEFNKKLDSAFFRADSTDGSGPGPVTKTLYNVGSNLSLPGKVLNSLLQGRPEPAVKNTFRFFINSTIGLGGIFDPAGTDFSLPETDTDFGETLHVWGVGEGNYQELPVFGPSTTRDTVGMVVDFVIDPLGALPDKERIAAGALRFGGNVAKRNMYGTTVDSILYDSADSYAQSRLLYLQNRRYELNGEEATDANAYDPYEDLLPQ, from the coding sequence TTGGCGCAGGAATTTGAACAGAAGACCGCGGCGCGCATCGGCGTGCGGTGGTCTGCGGTGGCTACGATGACGGCGCTTGCGCTGGGGTTGGCCGCCTGCGCGCCTGCACCGCCCGCGACCGGTATTCAGGACCCTTACGAGGCTGCCAACCGCAAGACGCATGAGTTCAACAAGAAGCTCGATTCGGCCTTCTTCCGCGCCGATTCGACCGATGGCAGTGGCCCCGGGCCGGTGACGAAGACGCTCTATAATGTCGGCAGCAATCTCAGCCTGCCGGGCAAAGTGCTCAACTCTTTGCTGCAAGGACGACCCGAGCCGGCGGTGAAGAACACTTTCCGATTCTTCATCAACTCGACGATCGGGCTGGGGGGGATTTTCGATCCGGCGGGGACGGATTTCTCGTTGCCCGAGACGGATACCGATTTCGGCGAGACGCTGCATGTCTGGGGCGTTGGCGAGGGCAATTATCAGGAATTGCCGGTCTTCGGGCCGTCCACGACGCGTGATACAGTCGGGATGGTGGTCGATTTCGTGATCGACCCGCTGGGCGCGCTGCCGGATAAAGAGCGCATCGCCGCAGGGGCGCTACGCTTCGGCGGCAATGTCGCGAAGCGCAACATGTATGGCACCACTGTCGATTCGATCCTGTATGACAGTGCCGACAGCTATGCCCAAAGCCGGCTTCTGTATTTGCAGAACCGACGCTACGAACTCAATGGCGAGGAGGCCACCGATGCGAATGCCTACGATCCCTACGAAGACCTACTGCCGCAATAG
- a CDS encoding phospholipid-binding protein MlaC: MPTIPTKTYCRNRRQVLGLGAAGLAVALVPGSAYALTDAQARALIQKAVNEVNAAIASGRTGPALYAMFERIFARYADVNVIARSALGVAARQASPAQLAAFTKAFQGYLSRKYGKRFREFQGAKFQIQGARPVKTFFEVKTLASLPGQAPFEVLWQVSDRSGSDKFFNLIVEGVNMLASERAEIGAMLDRRRGNINAMIEDLKRAG, from the coding sequence ATGCCTACGATCCCTACGAAGACCTACTGCCGCAATAGGCGGCAGGTTCTGGGCCTCGGCGCGGCGGGTCTGGCGGTAGCCCTGGTGCCGGGGTCGGCATATGCGCTGACGGATGCGCAGGCGCGCGCGCTGATCCAGAAAGCGGTGAACGAGGTCAACGCGGCCATCGCCTCGGGGCGCACCGGGCCCGCTCTCTATGCGATGTTCGAACGAATTTTCGCCCGATATGCGGATGTGAACGTCATCGCGCGTTCGGCGCTGGGCGTGGCGGCGCGGCAGGCGAGCCCGGCGCAGCTCGCAGCTTTCACCAAGGCGTTCCAAGGCTACCTCTCGCGCAAATACGGCAAGCGGTTCCGCGAGTTCCAAGGCGCGAAGTTCCAGATTCAGGGCGCCCGCCCGGTGAAAACCTTCTTCGAGGTGAAGACGCTCGCGAGCCTGCCGGGGCAGGCTCCGTTCGAGGTGCTGTGGCAGGTCTCGGATCGCTCGGGCAGCGACAAGTTCTTCAACCTGATCGTGGAGGGGGTGAACATGCTCGCCTCCGAACGGGCCGAGATCGGCGCGATGCTCGATCGGCGTCGCGGCAATATCAACGCGATGATCGAGGATCTGAAACGGGCAGGGTAA